A single window of Methanoculleus oceani DNA harbors:
- a CDS encoding acyltransferase codes for MVWFSEVEYLRGFAALAVIAVHVSMNFTRIPGVNLLALVNVVVYVLAHFAVPVFIFISGWVLAARYSGAYSLPDFYSRRARTILLPYLFFTALYLLVTVEGMIGFAGVPTPERVVEALLIGNAAYHLWFFVLIIQLYLLFPLIARGYDRFDRGGAALFLLLALLFVQILWNVGAHLTGAFVGPEWYTVLIRLFPSHLFYFVLGIYVARHTDRCRSALRSFSPAGVLAAAGAGAVLLGGMWAASVLHYGSFSGSSLAVFCIYRILEPFYYVPVIAALVLAAWRLDGGGGRTAGASRSFGEHSYGIYLVHPLVIAAAAAAWFSLTGLSWADRTTYPVIFLAAAAASYGAVRGASGVPYAGYLVGESRVRRG; via the coding sequence GTGGTCTGGTTTTCTGAGGTCGAGTACCTGCGGGGGTTTGCTGCCCTCGCCGTGATCGCCGTCCACGTCTCCATGAACTTCACCCGGATCCCCGGCGTGAACCTGCTCGCCCTCGTAAACGTGGTCGTCTACGTCCTCGCCCACTTCGCCGTGCCGGTCTTCATCTTCATATCCGGCTGGGTGCTCGCGGCGCGGTATTCCGGCGCGTATTCGCTCCCGGACTTCTACAGCCGCCGGGCCCGGACGATCCTTCTCCCGTACCTCTTCTTCACCGCTCTCTATCTCCTGGTGACGGTGGAGGGGATGATAGGGTTCGCCGGCGTGCCAACGCCTGAGAGGGTGGTGGAAGCCCTCCTCATCGGGAACGCCGCCTACCACCTCTGGTTCTTCGTGCTGATCATCCAGCTCTACCTCCTCTTTCCACTGATCGCGAGAGGCTACGACCGGTTCGACCGGGGCGGTGCGGCACTCTTCCTCCTCCTCGCGCTCCTCTTCGTCCAGATCCTCTGGAACGTGGGCGCCCATCTCACGGGAGCGTTTGTGGGCCCGGAGTGGTACACGGTGCTGATCCGCCTCTTTCCGTCGCACCTCTTCTACTTCGTCCTCGGGATCTACGTCGCCCGGCATACGGACCGGTGCCGGTCGGCGCTCCGGTCCTTCTCCCCTGCGGGGGTGCTCGCCGCGGCCGGTGCGGGCGCCGTCCTCCTCGGCGGCATGTGGGCGGCGAGCGTGCTCCACTACGGGAGTTTCTCCGGCTCTTCTCTCGCCGTCTTCTGCATCTACCGGATCCTCGAACCCTTCTACTACGTCCCGGTCATCGCCGCGCTCGTCCTCGCGGCCTGGCGGCTGGATGGGGGAGGGGGGAGGACTGCGGGCGCCTCCCGGTCCTTCGGGGAGCACTCCTACGGGATCTACCTCGTCCACCCGCTCGTCATCGCCGCCGCCGCGGCTGCCTGGTTCTCCCTCACCGGGCTATCGTGGGCAGACCGGACGACCTACCCGGTGATCTTTCTCGCGGCAGCGGCGGCGAGCTACGGCGCGGTGCGAGGGGCGTCGGGGGTGCCGTATGCGGGGTACCTGGTGGGGGAGTCGCGGGTGCGACGGGGGTAA
- a CDS encoding HNH endonuclease produces MVSERGASVAAHGDDALISGAYITDEAMQTVLERQCHRCAGCNAPLSSDATHFDLREPAICGGSHTLGNFEALCPFCHRNRMRRIREQFADMIGHKNK; encoded by the coding sequence GTGGTAAGCGAGCGCGGAGCATCGGTAGCGGCGCATGGTGACGATGCGCTTATTTCGGGGGCATACATCACGGACGAAGCCATGCAGACCGTCCTCGAACGGCAGTGCCACCGGTGCGCCGGATGCAACGCCCCGCTCAGTTCCGACGCAACGCATTTCGACCTCCGGGAGCCGGCGATCTGCGGCGGTTCCCACACGCTCGGGAACTTCGAAGCCCTCTGCCCCTTCTGCCACCGGAACCGAATGCGCCGGATCCGGGAGCAGTTCGCCGATATGATCGGCCATAAAAATAAGTAG
- a CDS encoding SdrD B-like domain-containing protein: protein MNRLRYISVLVAIIVSAFVFGSIASAAVPAEPGTGYEKTIGTIGGTIFLDADANGIQDSGEWGMSGVAVHLLNAAGERIATAETFAHACEGLYIFSGVLPGNYTVEVVLPEGYAFTVPGQGAPGATASTVDAVNATTTVINLTEEVIEETDLVVRDAGLVPVEG from the coding sequence GTGAACCGATTGAGATATATCAGCGTTCTTGTAGCAATCATAGTATCAGCGTTCGTCTTCGGTTCGATCGCAAGCGCCGCAGTCCCGGCGGAGCCGGGCACAGGATATGAAAAGACCATCGGCACGATCGGAGGAACAATCTTTCTGGACGCCGACGCAAACGGCATCCAGGACTCCGGCGAGTGGGGTATGAGCGGCGTTGCCGTCCACCTACTCAACGCCGCGGGGGAGAGAATCGCGACGGCGGAGACGTTCGCCCACGCATGTGAAGGGCTCTACATCTTCAGCGGCGTCCTCCCTGGTAACTACACCGTCGAGGTCGTCCTGCCGGAGGGGTACGCCTTCACCGTTCCCGGCCAGGGAGCACCCGGCGCGACCGCGAGCACCGTTGATGCGGTCAACGCAACGACCACCGTCATCAACCTGACGGAAGAGGTGATCGAGGAGACGGACCTCGTCGTCAGGGATGCGGGACTGGTGCCGGTCGAAGGCTGA
- a CDS encoding PIN domain-containing protein, whose translation MIGNPPLIDTNVLVYLFDADTPDKQRISKDLVTACWRSETRYSVSAQNLAEFSVVVTEKVANPMPVEDVQRFIQAIQDFDGWNVVGYGSETILSAHEIRDRHHVHFWDALLAATMIEHSIDTIITEDAHLLRIPGITVVNPYREG comes from the coding sequence ATGATCGGTAACCCACCGCTTATTGACACGAACGTCCTCGTCTACCTCTTCGATGCGGACACGCCCGATAAGCAGCGCATCTCAAAGGACCTCGTTACGGCATGCTGGCGGTCGGAGACGCGTTACTCGGTCTCGGCGCAGAATCTCGCCGAGTTCTCAGTGGTCGTGACCGAGAAGGTCGCAAACCCGATGCCGGTGGAGGATGTGCAGCGCTTCATTCAGGCCATCCAGGACTTCGACGGCTGGAATGTCGTCGGATATGGCAGCGAGACCATCCTCTCCGCCCACGAGATCCGGGACCGCCACCATGTGCACTTCTGGGACGCCCTCCTTGCCGCAACGATGATCGAGCATTCTATCGACACGATCATCACCGAGGACGCCCACCTCCTGCGCATCCCCGGAATCACGGTCGTCAACCCGTACCGGGAAGGATGA
- a CDS encoding DUF2117 domain-containing protein yields the protein MNLVMVVHGPEAFDAGDVERLIGLLSPRQILVAGVMARTAAEESGLPVVCTDERPSVVLAALSGRACLVNRGKTPKSGRIFGEVVAGRLPGLVHVETSSETVYRWNRGDESLAEEIVRRTEYALVHAKSTGARCEGVREVRGCIPGEAVFVNGIVIGTATAETVVLSSRDGGLRAVSGLDPKPHGFEKLLRAGLPDLDAAWCKSGPVRTKPPRQAGRASRGGRIAVIDHCGHTLYQEIGEDVCGVLAVGDDTTAVCGHICSHAGIPVFGVVDGDADAIVEPGYAPGSVVVEVVDGRDDDIGRELAAVRDLDAARWEEWVEETLRILAGRVRIVLDLRGE from the coding sequence ATGAACCTCGTCATGGTCGTGCACGGCCCCGAGGCCTTCGATGCCGGGGACGTCGAACGGTTGATCGGGCTCCTCTCCCCGCGGCAGATCCTTGTCGCGGGGGTGATGGCCCGGACCGCCGCCGAGGAGTCCGGGCTCCCGGTCGTCTGCACGGACGAGCGGCCGAGCGTGGTCCTCGCCGCCCTCTCCGGGCGGGCGTGCCTGGTCAACCGGGGGAAGACCCCGAAATCCGGGCGGATATTCGGCGAGGTTGTCGCCGGCCGGCTCCCGGGGCTCGTCCACGTGGAGACCTCGAGCGAAACCGTCTATCGCTGGAACCGTGGCGACGAGAGCCTCGCGGAGGAGATTGTCAGGCGGACAGAGTACGCTCTCGTTCACGCAAAGAGCACCGGCGCCCGGTGTGAAGGGGTGCGGGAGGTCCGGGGGTGCATCCCGGGGGAGGCGGTCTTCGTGAACGGGATCGTGATCGGGACAGCGACGGCGGAGACGGTCGTCCTCTCCTCACGAGACGGGGGACTCCGGGCCGTCTCCGGCCTCGACCCGAAACCCCACGGGTTTGAGAAACTCCTCCGGGCGGGCCTCCCGGACCTCGATGCGGCCTGGTGCAAGAGCGGGCCGGTGCGGACGAAACCCCCCCGGCAGGCCGGGCGCGCCTCCCGCGGGGGCCGGATCGCGGTCATCGACCACTGCGGCCACACCCTCTACCAGGAGATCGGGGAGGATGTCTGCGGCGTCCTCGCCGTCGGCGACGACACCACCGCCGTCTGCGGCCACATCTGCTCTCATGCAGGCATCCCCGTCTTCGGGGTGGTCGACGGGGACGCCGACGCCATCGTGGAGCCCGGGTATGCTCCGGGGTCGGTGGTGGTCGAGGTCGTCGACGGACGGGACGACGACATCGGCAGGGAACTTGCGGCCGTCCGGGACCTCGATGCCGCCCGCTGGGAGGAATGGGTCGAGGAGACGCTCCGTATCCTCGCCGGAAGGGTTCGGATCGTCCTCGACCTCCGTGGAGAATAA
- a CDS encoding PPC domain-containing DNA-binding protein — protein sequence MQYSEGQVGRVFTVRIDDGEDFIREIQRFVTAMNIQSGMIHFLGAVRSAKVVTGPKEPVIPPVPRREEIFGGWELLGFATIYPGEEEPSIHIHTVAGKGIRSLAGCLREKAEVYLVIEAIVTEFVGISARRLPDEKTGVSLPVFDRTLP from the coding sequence ATGCAGTACTCGGAAGGACAGGTCGGCAGGGTCTTTACCGTCAGGATCGACGACGGGGAGGACTTCATCAGGGAGATCCAGCGTTTTGTAACGGCGATGAACATCCAGAGCGGCATGATCCACTTTCTCGGCGCTGTACGGTCCGCGAAAGTCGTGACGGGGCCAAAGGAGCCCGTCATCCCGCCGGTCCCCCGGCGCGAAGAGATCTTCGGGGGCTGGGAACTCCTCGGGTTCGCCACCATCTACCCGGGAGAGGAGGAGCCGTCCATCCATATCCACACGGTGGCAGGGAAAGGAATAAGGTCGCTTGCCGGGTGCCTCCGGGAGAAGGCGGAGGTCTACCTGGTGATCGAGGCGATCGTCACGGAGTTCGTCGGCATCTCCGCACGACGGCTCCCCGACGAGAAGACCGGCGTCAGCCTCCCGGTCTTCGACCGGACACTCCCATGA
- a CDS encoding DUF4013 domain-containing protein: protein MTINYQRLLEDSFDYTGDALRGGWMHWLRLIVFTIVFPLIYGYFVRIMRGDVPAPDLGGWGRLFVDGLKLLVVYLAYIGLMLLVAMGLMGGAGILAGQNGLVAGIVALVSFVLLILIWLVAQMAAVRFAKMESLREAFNIPAVLAQIQRIGWGSYIFSQVILQIVLMLFMMVLVSLVFLVTGLIGLVAGIIGIFLLPVLMLAVSLVVYIFQYRYNTLVYESGAAGSPSVTVAP from the coding sequence TTGACCATAAACTACCAGAGGTTACTCGAAGACTCGTTTGATTACACAGGGGACGCCCTCAGGGGAGGCTGGATGCACTGGCTCCGGCTCATCGTCTTCACCATCGTCTTCCCGCTCATCTACGGCTACTTCGTGCGCATCATGCGGGGGGACGTGCCGGCGCCGGACCTCGGCGGCTGGGGCAGGCTCTTCGTCGACGGCCTGAAATTGCTGGTCGTATACCTTGCCTACATCGGGCTCATGCTCCTCGTCGCGATGGGCCTGATGGGAGGCGCCGGCATCCTGGCCGGGCAGAACGGCCTCGTGGCCGGCATCGTCGCTCTCGTATCGTTCGTCCTCCTCATCCTCATCTGGCTTGTGGCGCAGATGGCGGCGGTGCGGTTCGCGAAGATGGAATCGTTACGAGAAGCGTTCAACATCCCCGCCGTCCTCGCTCAGATCCAGAGGATCGGTTGGGGATCGTACATCTTCTCCCAGGTAATCCTCCAGATCGTTCTTATGCTCTTCATGATGGTCCTGGTATCTCTCGTCTTCCTCGTAACAGGCCTCATCGGGCTCGTCGCGGGCATTATCGGGATTTTCCTTCTCCCCGTCCTTATGCTCGCGGTATCTCTGGTGGTCTACATCTTCCAGTACCGCTACAACACCCTCGTCTACGAGAGCGGGGCGGCCGGTTCTCCGTCCGTGACGGTAGCCCCGTAG
- a CDS encoding TIGR00266 family protein produces the protein MHYEITGDNLQMVTLRLAQGESICAEAGAMVNMSGNMQMTTNMKGGLFKGLKRMVSGEGLFMTEFTPEGGDGFVSFAGNIPGKIFALNLADSEFIAQKDAFLCSEQGVDLDIVFTKKLRSGFFGGEGFILQRLSGRGAVFLHCCGDIMEMTLAPGEVVRVETGLVVGFESTVDYSIALAGGVKTVFFGGEGLFLTTLTGPGRVVLQSMDIAKLASALMPYLPVQNSSGR, from the coding sequence ATGCATTACGAGATTACCGGAGACAACCTGCAGATGGTGACCCTCCGTCTCGCCCAGGGCGAGAGCATCTGCGCCGAGGCCGGCGCCATGGTCAACATGAGCGGGAACATGCAGATGACCACCAACATGAAGGGCGGGCTCTTCAAGGGATTGAAAAGGATGGTATCCGGCGAAGGGCTCTTCATGACCGAGTTCACCCCAGAGGGCGGGGACGGGTTCGTCTCCTTCGCCGGGAACATCCCGGGGAAGATCTTCGCGCTGAACCTCGCAGACAGTGAGTTCATCGCCCAGAAGGACGCGTTCCTCTGTTCCGAACAGGGCGTCGACCTCGATATCGTATTCACGAAGAAACTCCGGTCGGGCTTCTTCGGCGGTGAGGGATTCATCCTGCAGCGGCTCTCCGGCAGGGGGGCGGTGTTCCTCCACTGCTGCGGGGACATCATGGAGATGACGCTTGCGCCCGGCGAGGTGGTCAGGGTGGAGACGGGCCTCGTGGTCGGGTTCGAGAGCACCGTCGACTACAGCATCGCGCTCGCCGGCGGCGTGAAGACCGTCTTCTTCGGCGGCGAGGGCCTCTTCCTGACCACGCTGACCGGACCGGGCCGTGTCGTCCTGCAGTCCATGGATATCGCAAAACTCGCGAGCGCCCTGATGCCCTACCTCCCCGTCCAGAACTCGTCGGGACGGTGA
- a CDS encoding YgiQ family radical SAM protein has product MTGQPEFLPMSMEEAERLGIDRFDVVLVTGDAYVDHPSFGTALIGRVLVDAGYAVGVIAQPEWRGDTDFRRLGEPRLFFSVSAGNVDSMVNAFTPNLKRRHSDVYSPGGRLLRPDRATLVYTDRVHALFPKTPVVIGGIEASLRRFAHYDYWSDSVRQAILADAPADLLVFGMGERQVVAIADRLAAGEAAGTLTDIPGTAYRVDLKTWRSMDHTGYVVLPGYAEVKEDRYAYARAFALHYTEQDPLRGRRVAQPHPKTVVVQNPPAMPLSGDELDRIYELPYARRAHPSYTEPVPALEPVRFSVVSHRGCFGSCSFCALTHHQGRIVQSRSIDSIVREVERMAAMSEFAGVVQDVGGPTANMYGIHCGRWETAGTCPDRRCIDCPALDRSHEEQLRLLRRISEIPGVKRVFIASGIRYDLIPPEDREYLAGVCERHVSGHLKVAPEHVSKRVSACMGKPPREAFDAFRDRFEALQAGKQKRQYLVPYFMSGHPGCTIEDMVELAEYVRDTNLYTEQVQDFTPTPMSISTTIYHTGLDPFTLEEVYVPKGREKRVQRALMHYRDPENYALVCEGLRAAGREDLIGSAWRCLVPAKRGAAKRKGRTK; this is encoded by the coding sequence ATGACCGGCCAGCCGGAGTTCCTCCCCATGTCGATGGAGGAGGCGGAGCGGCTCGGCATCGACCGGTTCGACGTCGTCCTGGTCACCGGCGACGCCTACGTCGACCACCCCTCCTTCGGGACCGCACTGATCGGGCGGGTGCTCGTCGACGCCGGCTACGCGGTCGGCGTCATCGCCCAGCCCGAGTGGCGGGGTGACACCGACTTCCGGCGCCTCGGAGAGCCCCGGCTCTTCTTCTCGGTCTCGGCCGGGAACGTCGACTCGATGGTGAACGCCTTCACGCCGAACCTGAAGCGCCGGCACTCAGACGTCTACTCGCCCGGAGGGAGGCTGCTGCGGCCCGACCGGGCGACCCTGGTCTACACCGACCGGGTCCACGCCCTCTTCCCAAAGACTCCCGTCGTCATCGGCGGGATCGAGGCGAGCCTCCGGCGCTTCGCCCACTACGACTACTGGTCCGATTCGGTCCGGCAGGCCATCCTCGCCGACGCCCCGGCCGACCTCCTCGTCTTCGGCATGGGCGAGCGCCAGGTGGTCGCGATCGCGGACCGGCTCGCCGCCGGCGAAGCCGCAGGCACCCTCACCGATATCCCCGGCACAGCCTACCGGGTCGACCTGAAGACCTGGCGGAGCATGGATCATACGGGGTACGTCGTCCTCCCCGGCTACGCGGAGGTGAAAGAGGACCGCTACGCCTACGCCAGGGCGTTTGCGCTCCACTATACCGAGCAGGACCCGCTGCGGGGTAGGAGAGTGGCCCAGCCACACCCGAAGACCGTCGTCGTCCAGAACCCGCCGGCGATGCCGCTCTCGGGGGATGAACTCGACCGGATCTACGAACTCCCCTACGCACGGAGAGCCCACCCCTCCTACACCGAGCCGGTCCCGGCCCTCGAACCGGTCAGGTTCTCGGTCGTCAGCCACCGGGGGTGTTTTGGGTCCTGCTCGTTCTGCGCCCTCACCCACCACCAGGGACGGATCGTCCAGAGCCGGAGCATCGACTCGATCGTCCGGGAGGTGGAGCGGATGGCGGCGATGTCGGAGTTTGCGGGCGTCGTCCAGGACGTCGGTGGGCCGACGGCGAACATGTACGGCATCCACTGCGGCCGGTGGGAGACCGCCGGCACCTGCCCCGACCGGCGCTGCATCGACTGCCCCGCGCTCGACCGCAGCCACGAGGAGCAACTCCGCCTGCTCCGGCGCATCAGCGAGATTCCGGGCGTAAAACGGGTCTTCATCGCGTCCGGCATCCGCTACGACCTGATCCCTCCGGAGGACCGGGAGTATCTCGCCGGGGTCTGCGAGCGCCACGTCTCCGGGCACCTCAAGGTCGCCCCCGAACACGTCTCGAAACGGGTCTCTGCATGCATGGGAAAACCGCCCCGCGAGGCCTTCGATGCCTTCAGGGATCGGTTCGAGGCCCTCCAGGCAGGGAAGCAGAAGCGGCAGTACCTCGTCCCCTACTTTATGTCCGGCCACCCGGGCTGCACGATAGAAGATATGGTCGAACTCGCCGAGTACGTCCGGGACACCAATCTCTACACCGAACAGGTCCAGGACTTCACGCCGACACCGATGAGCATCTCGACGACCATCTACCACACCGGGCTCGACCCCTTCACCCTCGAGGAGGTCTACGTCCCGAAGGGGCGGGAGAAGCGGGTCCAGCGGGCCCTCATGCACTACCGGGACCCGGAGAACTACGCCCTGGTCTGCGAGGGGCTCCGCGCGGCCGGGAGGGAGGACCTCATCGGGAGTGCGTGGCGGTGCCTTGTCCCGGCGAAAAGAGGCGCTGCGAAGAGAAAGGGGCGGACGAAATAG
- a CDS encoding ATP-dependent DNA ligase: protein MQFLEFARVCEHLEGTPGRLDMIEQVAAVLPRLDDEELPVFVRFVMGRVFPDWSTKKLGVGPNLLYEAVAYVVGTKRETVREAINATGDAGLAVEGLLAKKEQTSFFIQELDLLEVYREFERMAAAEGQRSQREKLRVAQGLFGNARPLEGRYLARLMLEELRIGMGEGNVRDAVARAFEVDVRLVEHAHQAMNDLGEVALLARRDPEELSRVTIEPFRPVKMMLAQAGTIAAQLEDHGEVAVEYKYDGSRFQFHKVGGVSRIYSRKLEEVTGSLPDIAKLLTDATDHDVILDGEAVAVRDGRPMPFQYVIRRFRRKHEIDSMMEKIELVPRIFDILYLDGETLMDRSLAERRKLLDEVLRAYVAPQFLVGDAAAAEAIYAEALALGHEGVMVKVPDSPYTPGVRGRLWVKVKPGVETLDLAVVGAEWGEGRRAGTFGSFLLAVQDQGRLLPVGKVATGITDEVLAELYALFKDRVIARSGKEVTFEPEVVFEVGYSEIQTSPNYESGYALRFPRFVRVREDKSVDEAETLDSLVERYRLQKNGQDSF from the coding sequence ATGCAGTTTCTGGAGTTCGCCCGCGTCTGCGAGCACCTTGAAGGGACCCCCGGGCGCCTCGATATGATCGAGCAGGTCGCCGCCGTCCTCCCCCGGCTCGACGACGAGGAGCTCCCCGTCTTCGTCCGGTTCGTCATGGGCAGGGTCTTTCCCGACTGGAGCACCAAAAAACTCGGCGTGGGCCCGAACCTCCTCTACGAAGCCGTGGCCTATGTCGTCGGGACGAAGAGGGAGACCGTCCGCGAGGCGATCAACGCGACCGGCGACGCCGGCCTCGCCGTCGAGGGACTCCTTGCAAAGAAAGAGCAGACGTCGTTCTTCATCCAGGAGCTCGATCTCCTCGAGGTCTACCGGGAGTTCGAGCGGATGGCGGCCGCCGAAGGGCAGCGGTCGCAGCGGGAGAAACTTCGCGTGGCACAGGGTCTTTTCGGCAACGCCCGCCCGCTGGAGGGACGGTATCTCGCACGGCTGATGCTCGAGGAGCTCCGGATCGGCATGGGCGAGGGGAACGTCCGCGATGCCGTTGCGCGGGCCTTCGAGGTCGACGTCCGCCTGGTCGAGCATGCCCACCAGGCGATGAACGACCTCGGGGAGGTGGCTCTCCTCGCCCGGCGGGACCCCGAAGAACTCTCCCGCGTGACGATCGAGCCCTTCCGGCCGGTGAAGATGATGCTCGCGCAGGCGGGCACCATCGCCGCGCAACTTGAGGATCACGGCGAGGTGGCGGTCGAGTACAAGTACGACGGGAGCAGGTTCCAGTTCCACAAGGTGGGCGGCGTCTCCCGGATCTACTCGCGAAAACTGGAGGAGGTCACGGGGAGCCTTCCCGACATCGCGAAACTTCTTACGGATGCCACGGATCATGACGTGATCCTGGACGGGGAGGCGGTCGCCGTCCGCGACGGGAGGCCCATGCCGTTCCAGTATGTGATCCGGCGGTTCCGGCGCAAGCACGAGATTGACTCGATGATGGAGAAGATCGAGCTCGTGCCGAGGATCTTCGATATCCTCTACCTGGACGGTGAGACGCTGATGGATAGATCGCTCGCAGAACGGCGCAAACTCCTCGATGAGGTCCTTCGCGCATACGTTGCCCCACAGTTTCTGGTCGGCGACGCGGCCGCGGCGGAGGCGATCTACGCCGAAGCCCTCGCCCTCGGGCACGAGGGCGTCATGGTGAAGGTTCCCGACTCGCCCTACACCCCCGGCGTCCGGGGCCGCCTCTGGGTGAAGGTGAAACCCGGGGTCGAGACCCTCGACCTCGCGGTCGTCGGGGCCGAGTGGGGCGAAGGCCGGAGGGCCGGGACGTTCGGCTCGTTCCTGCTCGCGGTGCAGGACCAGGGCAGGCTCCTCCCCGTGGGGAAGGTGGCGACCGGGATCACGGACGAGGTGCTCGCCGAACTTTATGCCCTCTTCAAGGACAGGGTGATCGCCCGTTCCGGAAAAGAGGTGACGTTCGAGCCGGAGGTGGTCTTCGAGGTGGGCTACTCCGAGATCCAGACGAGCCCTAACTACGAGAGCGGTTACGCGCTCCGGTTCCCGCGGTTCGTCCGGGTGCGCGAGGACAAGAGCGTCGACGAGGCCGAGACCCTTGACTCGCTCGTCGAGCGCTACCGCCTGCAGAAGAACGGGCAGGATTCCTTCTAA